The Formosa sp. Hel1_33_131 genome window below encodes:
- a CDS encoding alpha-ketoglutarate-dependent dioxygenase AlkB family protein, translating into MSMSLFDSSEIIKLPLQDAKIEYHPQFYGLEEASALFDALYQHTPWIEEDIRVYGKVYKQPRLTAFFANNQKTYGYSNISMTPHPFTPLLNAIKTKVEAATQTEFSSCLLNLYRDGQDSNGWHADDEKELGLNPVIASLSLGAERTFHLKHKKIKTLKHKLNLQNGSLLLMKNETQHHWLHQIPKTKKPLAKRINLTFRLLK; encoded by the coding sequence ATGAGCATGTCATTATTTGATTCATCCGAAATTATAAAACTTCCGCTTCAAGATGCTAAAATCGAATACCATCCGCAGTTTTATGGTTTGGAAGAAGCCAGTGCACTGTTTGACGCATTGTATCAACATACGCCATGGATTGAAGAAGACATCAGAGTGTATGGAAAAGTGTATAAGCAACCGCGTTTGACTGCTTTTTTTGCCAACAACCAAAAGACGTATGGGTATTCAAACATTTCAATGACACCCCACCCCTTCACCCCGCTTTTGAATGCTATAAAAACAAAAGTTGAAGCAGCCACTCAAACGGAATTCTCGTCCTGTTTATTGAATTTATATCGAGATGGACAAGACAGTAATGGCTGGCATGCCGATGATGAAAAAGAACTTGGACTCAATCCTGTGATTGCTTCTTTGAGTTTGGGTGCTGAACGGACATTTCATTTGAAACATAAAAAAATAAAAACTTTAAAACACAAACTAAATTTACAAAACGGCAGTTTACTACTCATGAAAAACGAAACGCAACACCACTGGCTGCATCAAATACCAAAAACTAAAAAGCCGCTTGCAAAACGAATCAACTTGACCTTTAGACTCCTTAAATAA
- the htpG gene encoding molecular chaperone HtpG — MSKGTINVSVENIFPLIKKFLYSDHEIFLRELVSNATDATLKLKHLTNIGEVSVKYGTPKIEIKIDQEGKKLHIIDQGLGMTADEVQKYINEVAFSGAEEFLDKYKDKIDDSGIIGHFGLGFYSAFMVAEKVEIITKSFKDEPAAHWTCDGSPQYTLEASDKTERGTEIILHIAEDSTEFLEESRITTLLNKYNKFMPIPIKFGTKEENDETHEPKTTTDKDGKETTEPQRKVTVDNIINNPTPAWTKQPSELEDPDYKSFYRELYPMQFEEPLFNIHLNVDYPFNLTGILYFPKMGNDMNMQKDKIQLYQNQVFVTDNVEGIVPEFLTMLRGVIDSPDIPLNVSRSYLQADGAVKKISSYITKKVADKMKSLFNSNREDFEAKWNDIKIVIEYGMLSEDKFFEKSDAFALYPSVDGTYYTYEELYNKIKANQTDKDDKLVILYASNKDEQHSYIEAAKTKGYEVLLLDSPIVSHLIQKLESEKENTSFVRVDSDHVDNLIKKDEATVSKLSEEDKTSLETILKEIVPSEKFMVQLEAMDSNSAPFMITQPEFMRRMKEMQQTGGGGGMFGMGNMPEMHNLIVNTNSELVSEILNTKTKKKQERLITQSLDLAQLSQGLLKGEALTNFINRSYEMIK, encoded by the coding sequence ATGTCAAAAGGTACGATTAATGTATCCGTAGAAAATATTTTTCCACTGATTAAAAAATTCCTCTATAGCGATCACGAAATCTTTTTACGTGAATTGGTGAGTAATGCCACAGACGCCACTCTAAAACTAAAACACTTGACCAACATTGGTGAAGTGAGTGTAAAGTACGGAACGCCTAAAATCGAAATTAAAATCGATCAAGAGGGCAAAAAACTTCACATTATCGATCAAGGTTTAGGGATGACTGCGGATGAGGTTCAGAAATACATCAACGAAGTTGCGTTTTCTGGCGCCGAAGAGTTTTTAGATAAATATAAAGACAAGATCGATGATTCTGGAATCATTGGTCATTTTGGACTGGGCTTTTACTCTGCATTTATGGTGGCTGAAAAAGTGGAAATTATTACCAAGTCATTCAAAGACGAACCTGCAGCACATTGGACTTGTGATGGCAGCCCACAATACACGCTTGAAGCTTCTGACAAAACAGAAAGAGGAACTGAGATTATTTTGCACATCGCTGAAGATTCTACTGAATTCCTTGAAGAAAGCCGTATCACGACGCTTTTAAACAAATACAATAAGTTCATGCCGATTCCAATTAAATTTGGAACCAAAGAAGAAAATGATGAAACGCATGAACCTAAAACAACTACGGACAAAGACGGTAAAGAAACAACGGAACCTCAGCGTAAGGTTACGGTTGATAACATCATTAACAACCCAACGCCCGCTTGGACCAAGCAGCCTTCTGAATTAGAAGATCCTGACTATAAAAGCTTTTACCGCGAGCTGTATCCAATGCAGTTTGAAGAACCTTTATTCAATATTCATTTAAATGTAGATTATCCTTTCAACTTGACAGGGATTTTATACTTCCCAAAAATGGGGAATGACATGAATATGCAAAAGGATAAAATTCAATTGTATCAAAACCAAGTGTTTGTAACGGATAACGTTGAAGGCATTGTTCCTGAATTTTTAACGATGCTAAGAGGAGTGATTGATTCTCCAGACATTCCACTAAACGTATCTCGTTCGTACTTACAAGCAGATGGTGCGGTTAAAAAAATATCGTCTTACATCACTAAAAAAGTGGCAGATAAAATGAAATCCCTATTCAATTCTAATAGAGAAGATTTTGAAGCGAAATGGAATGATATTAAAATTGTGATTGAATACGGGATGCTTTCCGAAGATAAATTCTTTGAGAAATCAGATGCCTTTGCATTGTATCCTTCAGTCGATGGAACGTATTATACCTATGAAGAGCTTTACAACAAAATCAAAGCGAACCAAACGGATAAGGACGATAAATTAGTCATTTTGTATGCGTCTAATAAAGATGAGCAACACAGTTATATTGAAGCTGCAAAAACAAAAGGCTACGAAGTGTTATTGTTAGATTCGCCTATTGTGTCTCATTTAATTCAGAAATTAGAAAGTGAAAAAGAAAACACAAGCTTTGTACGTGTTGATTCTGATCATGTTGATAATTTAATCAAAAAGGATGAGGCGACTGTTTCTAAACTCAGTGAAGAAGACAAAACATCGCTTGAAACTATTTTGAAAGAAATTGTTCCTTCAGAAAAATTCATGGTACAATTAGAGGCAATGGACAGCAATTCTGCTCCCTTTATGATTACACAACCTGAGTTTATGCGTCGTATGAAAGAGATGCAACAAACTGGCGGTGGTGGCGGTATGTTTGGAATGGGGAATATGCCTGAAATGCACAACCTTATTGTAAACACCAACTCTGAATTGGTCAGTGAAATTCTAAACACCAAAACAAAGAAAAAACAAGAACGTTTGATCACACAAAGCTTGGATTTGGCACAATTGTCTCAAGGACTTCTCAAAGGAGAAGCCTTGACCAATTTCATCAACCGTAGCTACGAAATGATAAAATAA
- a CDS encoding 3-oxoacyl-ACP synthase III family protein produces MYNSKIIGLGHYVPENVVTNDDLSKIMDTTDEWIQERTGIQERRWAKPGDGQSTFTMGLEAAKKAISNAGIEKEDIDLIVFATLSPDYYFPGPGVQIQEALEIDTVAALDIRAQCSGFVYSISVADQFIKTGMYKHILVIGSELQSHGIDKSTRGRSISVIFGDGAGAAVLTREEDLTKGILSTHIHSEGKHALELATEAPGMGTRWVTDIIKENDPNDFSYHPYMNGQFVFKHAIKRFSEVISEGLQKNNLEVSDIDMLIPHQANLRISQFIQKRFGLSDDQVYNNIQKYGNTTAASIPIALSEAHEQGKVNEGDTVVLAAFGSGFTWGSVIIKW; encoded by the coding sequence ATGTACAACTCAAAAATTATAGGTTTAGGTCATTATGTGCCAGAAAACGTTGTCACGAATGACGATTTGTCTAAGATTATGGACACGACGGATGAATGGATTCAAGAACGTACGGGGATTCAAGAACGCCGTTGGGCAAAGCCTGGCGATGGACAATCGACTTTTACAATGGGATTGGAAGCTGCCAAAAAGGCCATTTCAAACGCCGGAATTGAAAAAGAAGACATTGATCTTATTGTATTCGCAACTTTAAGTCCCGATTATTACTTTCCTGGGCCAGGGGTGCAAATCCAAGAAGCTTTAGAAATAGATACGGTAGCGGCTTTGGATATCAGGGCACAATGCTCGGGGTTTGTGTATTCAATTTCTGTGGCGGATCAATTTATTAAAACGGGTATGTACAAACACATCCTTGTGATAGGGAGTGAATTGCAATCGCATGGGATTGACAAATCGACTCGCGGTCGAAGTATTTCAGTCATTTTTGGCGATGGTGCCGGAGCTGCTGTATTGACGCGCGAAGAAGATTTGACAAAAGGGATTCTATCGACACACATACATTCTGAGGGGAAACATGCGCTTGAGCTTGCCACCGAAGCACCAGGAATGGGAACACGTTGGGTGACTGATATTATTAAAGAAAATGACCCCAATGATTTCAGTTACCATCCTTATATGAATGGGCAATTTGTTTTTAAACATGCAATCAAACGCTTTAGTGAAGTGATCAGTGAAGGTTTGCAAAAAAATAATTTAGAAGTTTCTGATATAGATATGCTCATCCCGCATCAAGCCAACTTACGGATTTCTCAATTTATTCAAAAGCGGTTTGGATTGTCGGACGATCAAGTTTATAACAACATTCAAAAATACGGAAATACTACGGCAGCCTCCATTCCAATTGCCTTATCTGAAGCCCATGAACAAGGGAAAGTCAATGAAGGCGATACAGTTGTTTTAGCCGCTTTTGGAAGTGGATTCACTTGGGGAAGTGTGATTATAAAATGGTAG
- a CDS encoding alpha/beta hydrolase: MTKHIFPFLCLFIGMTTFTDAQNFSSTEITINRYVDGTLLVPESVENPPLVIIIAGSGPTDRNGNQSFMKNDMLKKLAEGLSENGVATFRYDKRVVKQLKAGIFDKNIRFDDFVTDAKSVVTYFKPSYDSIIIAGHSQGSLVGLLASESGVDGFISLAGAGNPIDQIILEQITKTAPFFTEDTKRVLETLKSGKTTADFPPALASIFNLDIQPFMMNWMEYNPQERIENLEIPVLIVNGTKDLQVSVMEAQLLKDHKADAELVIIKNMNHLLFEIDGDDLVNTKSYNELNHPIIPQVITSMLNFIQKDKSTIEE, encoded by the coding sequence ATGACCAAACATATCTTTCCTTTTCTTTGCCTTTTTATCGGCATGACGACTTTCACTGATGCGCAAAATTTTTCTTCTACTGAAATTACAATCAACCGTTATGTGGATGGCACGCTATTAGTTCCAGAGTCCGTAGAAAATCCACCATTGGTCATTATTATTGCGGGCTCAGGCCCTACCGATCGAAATGGCAACCAGTCCTTCATGAAAAATGACATGTTAAAGAAACTGGCCGAAGGACTCTCTGAAAATGGGGTCGCAACTTTCAGATACGACAAGCGTGTGGTCAAACAACTCAAAGCAGGAATTTTTGATAAAAACATCCGTTTTGATGATTTTGTAACAGACGCCAAATCGGTGGTCACCTATTTCAAACCCTCTTATGACTCCATCATCATTGCAGGACACAGTCAAGGAAGCTTAGTAGGACTTTTAGCCAGCGAATCGGGAGTGGATGGATTTATCTCCTTAGCAGGTGCAGGGAATCCTATCGATCAAATTATTTTAGAACAAATTACCAAAACAGCGCCTTTTTTCACTGAAGATACGAAGCGTGTCTTAGAAACCTTAAAAAGCGGAAAAACCACCGCAGATTTCCCTCCAGCACTCGCCTCTATATTCAATTTAGACATTCAGCCATTTATGATGAACTGGATGGAATACAACCCCCAAGAACGTATTGAAAACTTAGAAATCCCTGTACTCATCGTGAACGGCACCAAAGATTTACAAGTGAGCGTAATGGAAGCTCAACTCTTAAAAGATCATAAAGCAGATGCTGAACTCGTTATTATAAAAAATATGAATCACCTTTTATTTGAAATTGATGGCGATGATTTGGTAAATACAAAATCATACAATGAACTAAATCACCCAATCATACCCCAAGTAATTACAAGTATGCTCAATTTTATACAAAAAGATAAAAGCACCATTGAAGAATGA